A window of the Nocardia sp. NBC_01329 genome harbors these coding sequences:
- a CDS encoding DEAD/DEAH box helicase, with the protein MDESERQARIVRYWRAVEYFSPPRVDPVDPRKNMRAVHIDRPLPWDAGVLPAPRQNKAWRHTVYAGIYDVAKVREVLQNMLRAPEIEIDFGGRNSGKSALLSFAVDSGGQLIKDSVTLSSCAWAVSRTLAPGPGSDSWLDGFDEDQKRLMAVCFEFGDGRIPIDNSPAGGSAAGRGLGQIAGMAARVALDIATGGISSLPALLSAALEPAIGALGTTVVENIGDNLAARANESVTAAVEQRRADSPESEGGVDSDQSEVDGDSPQSRALCTKVLAVPDLVALTRLVAESLDVAEVLRPDSIRIKSIQIPLKSAEEMSSDDFLNSFHADDLDRVADALSIGDAGEALRAYLCSDEVDVERRVDVRADPRSVLRSVGPASAPAGRWPSDPARPLTLSQQFAVNQIRHRLSDPGARGIYAVNGPPGTGKTTMLRDLVAAVVVERAQRLARLDSARAAFEKSALRWESDDSPTRYIRSIHRLAPDLTGFEIVVASSNNGAVENVTLEMPVAKAVDARSFPDARYLSDPATLLTGTPCWGSIAARLGRRPNRAQFVDRFWWGKETGSGRGRNAADLRGLQRILKDLQETAVPGRAENTAWSDAVAEFDAACAAVARLASERQDIADILDRVSEPDARLAELRHRAENDRDHLQLLRSHRDELRAQLEQAHADYRGAERAVRDARATMDRTQQRVERMAAQVRIADSALHHQMARRPGLLRRMWTRSALGDWEQESRPLAAALEQAVRVLDEAEAVHQDSADTFTARQRDLSEAVRVADHCRDRLAECERDLDRAVESVGAADNAVQRRRDMLREDAEKLEQARLRWPGTVPGNEWDAAPDERAAMERRENSSPWMDEEYAAARSQVLIAALNLHRAVLTAEPALMWHNMRAAMDVVSGDAPADLPEETILAAWQMLFFVVPVVSTTFASLPRMFAKLGREALGWLFIDEAGQAAPQEAVGALWRSQRAVVVGDPRQLEPVITLPLSGQKRLCRQFEVDPQWVPQNMPVQSVADRLNPFGTWLSVPDSQGAVWVGSPLRVHRRCDRLMFEVSNKIAYDEMMVYGVTSREPFDLLAQSTWLDVGAEPSGEKWNPAEGRYVVATLDTIRDRISRSMDNELARAGLDLPDWAATESARGNELARRTGEAVFVVSPFRDVVYQLQRVVEHRLPGSANRVGTVHTTQGKEADVVILVLGTATDQRKSRDWASHPPNLLNVAVTRARRCLVVVGDYKNWSDHRNFGVLAAHGRDGSGGLLTVVDVATEWSSPRQPET; encoded by the coding sequence GTGGACGAGTCCGAGCGGCAAGCGCGTATCGTGCGGTACTGGCGGGCGGTGGAGTATTTCAGCCCGCCGAGGGTCGATCCGGTCGACCCTCGGAAGAATATGCGGGCGGTCCATATCGATCGGCCGCTGCCCTGGGATGCCGGGGTGCTCCCCGCGCCGCGGCAGAACAAGGCATGGCGGCATACCGTGTACGCCGGTATCTACGATGTGGCCAAAGTACGTGAAGTGCTGCAGAACATGCTCCGCGCGCCCGAGATCGAGATAGATTTCGGTGGGCGTAACAGCGGTAAGAGCGCCCTGCTGAGCTTCGCGGTCGACAGCGGCGGTCAGCTCATCAAAGACAGTGTCACACTTTCCTCGTGTGCCTGGGCAGTGAGCCGAACACTCGCACCGGGGCCCGGTAGCGATTCCTGGCTGGACGGGTTCGACGAGGATCAGAAGCGACTGATGGCAGTCTGTTTCGAATTCGGCGACGGACGCATACCTATCGACAACTCTCCGGCCGGTGGATCGGCTGCCGGTCGGGGGCTCGGACAGATAGCGGGCATGGCGGCCCGAGTCGCACTCGATATCGCGACGGGAGGGATCTCGTCACTGCCGGCATTGCTCAGTGCGGCGCTGGAACCAGCGATCGGCGCCCTGGGTACCACGGTTGTCGAGAACATCGGTGACAACCTCGCCGCCCGCGCGAATGAATCCGTCACCGCAGCGGTGGAACAGAGACGCGCGGACAGTCCGGAGAGCGAGGGTGGCGTGGACTCTGATCAGAGCGAGGTGGACGGAGACTCGCCGCAGTCCAGGGCGCTGTGCACCAAAGTGCTCGCTGTACCCGACCTGGTCGCCCTGACTCGTCTGGTGGCCGAAAGCCTGGATGTGGCAGAAGTATTGAGACCTGATTCCATCCGGATCAAAAGTATCCAGATCCCGCTGAAGTCGGCCGAAGAGATGTCCTCCGACGATTTCCTCAACAGTTTCCACGCCGATGATCTGGACCGCGTCGCCGACGCACTGTCCATCGGAGACGCCGGTGAGGCGTTGCGCGCGTACCTGTGCTCGGACGAGGTCGACGTCGAGCGGCGGGTGGACGTACGCGCCGATCCGCGTTCGGTTCTGCGGTCGGTCGGCCCGGCCTCGGCACCGGCCGGGCGGTGGCCGAGCGATCCGGCCCGGCCATTGACACTGAGCCAGCAGTTCGCCGTGAATCAGATCCGTCACCGGCTGTCAGACCCCGGCGCCCGCGGTATCTATGCGGTCAACGGGCCGCCGGGAACAGGTAAGACGACGATGCTCCGCGATCTGGTGGCCGCCGTGGTGGTGGAGCGCGCACAGCGCCTGGCCAGACTGGATTCGGCGCGGGCCGCGTTCGAGAAGTCGGCGTTACGCTGGGAATCCGACGACAGTCCGACGCGATACATCCGGTCGATCCATAGGCTTGCTCCCGACCTCACCGGCTTCGAAATCGTTGTGGCTTCCTCCAACAACGGCGCCGTGGAGAACGTGACGCTGGAAATGCCCGTCGCCAAAGCCGTGGATGCGCGATCCTTTCCCGACGCGCGATACCTGTCAGATCCGGCGACCCTACTGACCGGGACGCCGTGCTGGGGATCGATTGCGGCACGGTTGGGCCGGCGGCCCAACCGTGCCCAGTTCGTCGATCGGTTCTGGTGGGGAAAAGAAACTGGAAGTGGGCGGGGCCGCAACGCCGCGGACCTCCGCGGACTACAGCGGATCCTCAAGGACCTCCAGGAAACCGCCGTACCCGGCCGTGCCGAGAACACAGCGTGGTCCGATGCTGTCGCAGAGTTCGACGCCGCGTGCGCAGCGGTCGCTCGACTGGCGAGCGAGCGGCAAGACATCGCCGATATTCTCGACCGTGTTTCCGAACCCGACGCCAGGCTGGCCGAGTTGCGTCACCGGGCCGAAAACGACCGTGACCATCTGCAGCTGTTGCGGAGCCACCGGGACGAACTGCGCGCGCAGCTCGAACAGGCTCACGCCGACTACCGGGGCGCCGAGCGTGCGGTCCGTGACGCCCGCGCGACAATGGACCGGACACAGCAGCGAGTGGAACGGATGGCGGCGCAGGTCCGGATCGCCGATTCCGCCCTGCATCACCAGATGGCGCGTAGACCCGGCTTGTTACGGAGGATGTGGACCCGGTCTGCCCTGGGCGACTGGGAGCAAGAGTCGCGACCGCTGGCTGCCGCGCTTGAACAGGCCGTCCGGGTGCTCGACGAGGCCGAGGCAGTGCACCAGGACAGTGCGGATACGTTCACCGCACGTCAACGCGATCTCAGCGAAGCGGTGCGGGTGGCCGACCACTGCCGGGATCGGCTCGCCGAGTGCGAGCGCGATCTGGACCGGGCGGTCGAGTCCGTCGGGGCAGCCGACAATGCGGTACAGCGTAGGCGGGACATGCTCCGGGAAGACGCCGAGAAATTGGAGCAGGCGCGGCTCCGATGGCCCGGTACCGTACCGGGAAACGAATGGGACGCTGCGCCGGACGAGCGTGCGGCGATGGAGCGGCGGGAGAATTCGTCGCCATGGATGGACGAAGAGTATGCGGCGGCCCGTTCGCAAGTCTTGATCGCCGCCCTCAACCTGCACAGAGCGGTACTGACCGCCGAACCGGCATTGATGTGGCACAACATGCGTGCCGCGATGGATGTCGTGAGCGGCGATGCGCCTGCCGACCTCCCCGAAGAGACAATTCTTGCCGCCTGGCAGATGCTCTTCTTCGTGGTGCCGGTGGTATCGACGACCTTTGCCTCCCTGCCACGGATGTTCGCGAAACTCGGTCGGGAGGCGCTCGGCTGGCTGTTCATCGATGAGGCAGGTCAGGCGGCCCCGCAGGAGGCCGTCGGAGCGCTGTGGCGATCACAGCGGGCGGTGGTAGTCGGAGATCCACGTCAGCTGGAGCCGGTTATCACATTGCCGCTGTCGGGGCAGAAGCGGTTGTGTCGGCAGTTCGAGGTCGACCCACAGTGGGTGCCGCAGAATATGCCGGTGCAATCGGTCGCCGATCGGCTCAACCCCTTCGGGACCTGGCTATCGGTCCCGGACAGCCAAGGGGCGGTTTGGGTGGGGTCTCCTTTGCGGGTGCACCGTCGCTGCGACCGGCTCATGTTCGAAGTCAGCAACAAGATCGCCTACGACGAGATGATGGTGTACGGCGTAACCTCGCGCGAGCCGTTCGACCTGCTGGCCCAAAGCACCTGGCTGGATGTCGGTGCCGAACCGAGTGGTGAAAAATGGAACCCGGCCGAAGGCCGCTATGTGGTGGCCACGCTGGATACGATCCGGGACCGCATCAGCCGATCAATGGATAACGAGCTGGCCCGCGCGGGACTGGACTTGCCCGATTGGGCGGCGACCGAATCGGCTCGCGGGAACGAACTGGCACGACGTACCGGCGAGGCGGTTTTTGTTGTCAGCCCATTCCGCGATGTCGTGTACCAGCTACAACGAGTGGTCGAGCATCGATTGCCGGGGTCGGCCAACCGCGTGGGGACAGTCCATACGACGCAGGGCAAAGAAGCCGATGTCGTGATCCTGGTCCTCGGCACAGCAACCGACCAGCGCAAATCGCGCGATTGGGCGTCACATCCGCCCAACCTGCTGAATGTGGCCGTTACCCGGGCGCGTCGCTGCCTGGTCGTCGTCGGCGACTATAAGAACTGGTCCGACCACCGCAACTTCGGTGTACTGGCCGCGCATGGGCGGGACGGTTCGGGCGGCCTGCTCACGGTGGTCGACGTCGCCACCGAGTGGTCCTCACCGAGACAGCCCGAGACCTGA
- a CDS encoding zinc-ribbon domain-containing protein: protein MFFIFGFGTKRRNLGPGGTRSCPRCHNTTQWMRVREFKQFTVFFVPVARWKRRSLEVCGVCGSAVEA from the coding sequence ATGTTCTTCATCTTCGGTTTCGGCACCAAGCGGCGCAACCTGGGCCCCGGAGGGACCCGGAGTTGCCCACGCTGTCACAACACGACGCAGTGGATGCGCGTGCGGGAGTTCAAGCAGTTCACGGTGTTCTTCGTTCCGGTCGCTCGCTGGAAGCGCCGCTCGCTCGAAGTGTGCGGCGTCTGCGGTTCCGCGGTCGAAGCCTGA
- a CDS encoding class I SAM-dependent methyltransferase, which yields MDEAAAIAANRANWDDRAEVHRRSRMYDVDAFVADTSRISPVVRNDLAVLAAHLPESGVRDRSLLHLQCHIGIDTLSWSRLGAGDVYGLDFSPNSLSHAARIAKAAGHAITFVEGDARFASAVLDRRFDLVVTSAGTIVWLPELDDWARSIHDLLEPGGVFLIRDDHPILGSMAFEPWEITDDYLGGGGHRTYIESGSYTEDSAGRIAHDTVHEWRHDLGEVVGALLRAGLRLDAVEELSIMDWPAFPELVPCPQGWALPPDAPRIPLNFAVVATRTD from the coding sequence ATGGACGAGGCCGCGGCGATCGCCGCCAACCGCGCGAACTGGGACGACCGCGCCGAGGTCCACCGGCGTTCGCGGATGTACGACGTCGATGCCTTTGTCGCCGATACCAGCCGTATCTCGCCGGTGGTGCGCAACGATCTGGCGGTGCTGGCCGCGCATCTGCCGGAATCCGGGGTACGGGATCGTTCGCTGTTGCATCTGCAGTGCCATATCGGAATCGACACGCTCTCCTGGTCCCGCTTGGGGGCGGGCGACGTGTACGGGCTCGACTTCTCGCCCAACTCGCTGAGCCATGCAGCACGAATCGCGAAGGCCGCCGGCCATGCGATCACCTTTGTGGAAGGCGACGCGCGGTTCGCCTCGGCAGTGCTGGACCGGCGGTTCGACCTCGTCGTCACCAGTGCCGGAACGATCGTGTGGCTACCCGAGCTGGACGACTGGGCGCGCTCGATCCACGACCTCCTCGAGCCCGGCGGCGTGTTCCTGATCCGCGATGATCACCCGATTCTCGGGTCCATGGCATTCGAGCCCTGGGAGATCACCGACGACTATCTGGGCGGCGGTGGTCACCGGACCTATATCGAATCGGGCAGCTACACCGAGGATTCGGCCGGGCGGATCGCGCACGACACGGTGCACGAGTGGCGGCACGACCTGGGCGAAGTGGTAGGCGCGCTGCTGCGGGCGGGTCTGCGGCTCGACGCGGTCGAGGAATTGTCCATCATGGATTGGCCTGCCTTCCCTGAACTGGTGCCGTGCCCACAGGGGTGGGCACTGCCGCCGGACGCGCCGCGGATTCCGCTGAACTTCGCCGTCGTGGCCACGCGAACGGACTGA
- a CDS encoding NADP-dependent oxidoreductase has protein sequence MGEKNRQWVLVRRPAGNEYANAVELRDSETPELGAGDVLIRNIYFSLDAGTRMWMGPREDSYSPPTPLGSPVISTVLGSVVASRHSDYRAGDLVRAYGQWADFSISRPDEVYVERVSRALDDPRQHLGVFGANGWTAYLGVLEYGEARPGETFVVSAASGVTGALAGQIAAASGCRVVGITGSPAKCDWLTGELGFDAAIDRHGDLGGELRRACPDGVDVYFDNVGGTVLDAVLGEMALFGRVAVCGLLTHYDRDESGPGPGRFDQILMKRLTMRGFFSPDFYHRGPDLNRRMLPWYEQGRLRMAFEVTSGLENTLDAYARLFTGEKVGKALVQVGELD, from the coding sequence GTGGGCGAGAAGAATCGGCAGTGGGTCCTGGTCCGGCGACCGGCCGGTAACGAATACGCGAACGCGGTCGAATTGCGCGACAGCGAAACACCGGAACTCGGCGCCGGTGATGTGCTGATCCGCAATATCTACTTCTCGCTCGACGCGGGAACCCGGATGTGGATGGGTCCGCGGGAGGACTCCTATTCGCCCCCGACGCCGCTGGGTTCCCCGGTGATCAGCACCGTGCTGGGTTCGGTGGTGGCCTCCAGGCATTCCGACTACCGCGCCGGCGATCTGGTGCGCGCCTACGGCCAGTGGGCGGATTTCTCGATATCGCGGCCCGATGAGGTCTATGTGGAACGGGTGAGCCGCGCACTCGACGACCCGCGTCAGCACCTGGGCGTTTTCGGCGCCAACGGCTGGACCGCCTACCTGGGCGTGCTGGAGTACGGAGAAGCCCGCCCGGGGGAGACCTTCGTCGTCTCGGCGGCCTCCGGAGTGACCGGCGCGCTCGCCGGTCAGATCGCCGCGGCGAGCGGGTGCCGGGTCGTCGGGATCACCGGTTCACCGGCGAAATGCGACTGGCTCACCGGCGAACTCGGCTTCGACGCGGCGATCGACCGGCACGGCGATCTCGGCGGTGAGCTGCGGCGGGCGTGTCCGGACGGGGTCGACGTCTACTTCGACAATGTCGGCGGCACGGTCCTCGACGCGGTTCTCGGCGAGATGGCCCTGTTCGGCCGGGTCGCGGTCTGCGGGCTGCTCACTCACTACGACCGGGACGAGTCCGGCCCCGGCCCCGGCCGTTTCGACCAGATCCTGATGAAGCGGCTCACCATGCGCGGCTTCTTCTCGCCGGACTTCTATCACCGCGGCCCGGACCTGAACCGCAGGATGCTGCCCTGGTACGAGCAGGGCAGACTCCGGATGGCCTTCGAGGTGACCTCCGGCCTGGAGAACACCCTCGACGCCTACGCGCGGCTGTTCACCGGGGAGAAGGTGGGAAAGGCCCTGGTGCAGGTCGGCGAACTGGACTGA
- a CDS encoding Vgb family protein: MTQNADSGLVQEFPVADAAAGPYGITTGADGALWITLAQSGEIARLTVDGVLDRYSVGAAGSRPTVIAAGVDDALWFTRSGDDHIGRITTDGVVTAFGLPAGSSPFGICAGPDEAMWFTEMNTDRIGRITPDGQITHIDLPVRGGFPSMITRGPDGALWFTLNQAGAIGRIDLDGNITQYPLPDPGAPVGITCGPDAVWFVDIAAGRIGRLEPDGTMKLFPLPDPAAKPHAITATAAGDCWFTEWGANRLGRISSTGDITEYDLPTPASEPHGITMGPDGAVWTALEIGAVAHVAP, from the coding sequence ATGACACAAAATGCCGACAGTGGACTCGTCCAGGAGTTTCCGGTGGCCGACGCCGCGGCGGGCCCATACGGCATCACCACGGGAGCCGACGGCGCGCTCTGGATCACGCTGGCGCAGAGCGGCGAAATCGCCCGCCTGACCGTCGACGGTGTGCTCGACCGGTATTCGGTCGGCGCCGCCGGATCCCGACCGACGGTCATCGCCGCCGGCGTGGACGACGCCTTGTGGTTCACCCGATCCGGTGACGACCACATCGGGCGTATCACCACCGATGGTGTCGTGACGGCGTTCGGCCTGCCGGCGGGCAGCAGCCCGTTCGGGATCTGCGCCGGTCCGGACGAGGCCATGTGGTTCACCGAGATGAACACCGACCGCATCGGCCGCATCACCCCCGACGGACAGATCACCCACATCGACCTCCCCGTCCGGGGCGGATTCCCGTCCATGATCACCCGCGGGCCCGACGGCGCACTGTGGTTCACCCTCAACCAAGCCGGCGCTATCGGACGTATCGACCTCGACGGCAATATCACCCAGTACCCACTGCCCGATCCAGGCGCACCGGTAGGGATAACGTGTGGTCCGGACGCAGTATGGTTCGTCGATATCGCCGCCGGCCGGATCGGCCGCCTCGAGCCCGATGGCACGATGAAACTGTTCCCGTTGCCCGACCCCGCGGCGAAACCACACGCCATCACCGCGACGGCCGCCGGTGACTGCTGGTTCACCGAATGGGGAGCCAACCGCCTCGGACGGATCAGCTCCACCGGCGATATCACCGAATACGATCTGCCCACACCGGCATCCGAACCACACGGCATCACCATGGGCCCCGACGGCGCGGTGTGGACGGCACTGGAAATCGGAGCCGTCGCCCACGTCGCACCGTGA